One stretch of Salarias fasciatus chromosome 19, fSalaFa1.1, whole genome shotgun sequence DNA includes these proteins:
- the cldn11a gene encoding claudin-11a, which yields MANSCLQLSGFLLSVLGWLGIIVATSTNDWVAMCKYGLNTCKKMDELSVKGPWADCVISTGLYHCITLTQILDLPAYIQTTRALMITASILGLPAVLMLLMSMPCISLGNEPQSSKNKRTIVGGVLVLIVAMCGMVSTVWFPIGAHHEHGLMSFGFSLYSGWAGTLLTLLGGFILACSSDASSSHPYQDNNHFYYSKHGGGNAPAASTTNHAKSAHV from the exons ATGGCCAACTCATGTCTCCAACTGAGCGGGTTTCTTCTCAGCGTCCTCGGATGGCTGGGAATCATCGTGGCCACATCGACTAATGACTGGGTGGCCATGTGCAAATATGGTCTCAACACCTGCAAGAAGATGGATGAACTAAGTGTGAAGGGACCCTGGGCGGACTGTGTCATCTCCACTGGACTGTACCACTgcatcacactcacacagatcCTGGATCTGCCAG ccTACATCCAGACGACTCGTGCCCTGATGATCACAGCATCCATCCTGGGTCTTCCAGCAGTGTTAATGCTCCTCATGTCCATGCCCTGCATCAGCCTTGGCAACGAGCCTCAGAGCTCCAAGAACAAGCGCACCATTGTCGGGGGAGTGCTTGTGCTCATTGTCG CCATGTGTGGGATGGTGTCCACCGTCTGGTTCCCCATCGGGGCCCATCATGAGCACGGCCTCATGTCATTTGGCTTCTCCCTCTACAGCGGATGGGCCGGCACTCTGCTCACGCTGCTGGGCGGCTTCATCCTGGCCTGCTCATCAgacgcctcctcctcccatccctACCAGGACAACAATCACTTTTACTACTCGAAGCACGGAGGAGGCAACGCGCCTGCCGCTTCCACCACCAATCATGCCAAGAGCGCCCACGTCTGA